From the Phyllobacterium sp. T1293 genome, the window GTTTCTCGATACGGACATGCAGTATTCCTGCGCCTACTTCGAACATCCGGATGCAACGCTGGAAGAGGCACAGCTGGCAAAGAAACGGCACATTGCCGCCAAGCTGCTGGTAGAAAAGGGTCACAAGACCCTCGATATCGGCTGCGGCTGGGGCGGTCTGGGTCTCTACCTTGCCCGCCACCTTGATGCCAATGTGCAGGGTGTTACCCTGTCGCACGAACAGCATGGCATCGCCAACAAGCGGGCAGTTGACGAGGGTTTATCGGCACAGGCTCGCTTTGACCTGCGCGATTACCGCACCATTGATGACAGTTTTGACCGGATTGTCTCCGTGGGCATGTTCGAACATGTTGGCGTCGGGCATTTTGCCGAATATTTCCAGCATACGGCCCGGCTTTTGAAGAAGGACGGTGTTTTCCTTCTCCATTCTATTGGCCGTTCCGATGGCCCGTCCTATACGAATGCCTTTATCCAGAAGTACATTTTTCCGGGTGGTTACATCCCTGCCCTTTCGGAAGTGCTTCCGCATATTGAAAAGGCTGGCCTCGTTATCACCGATATCGAAATCCTACGGCTGCATTATGCCGACACGTTGCGCATCTGGCGTGAACGCTTCATGGCCAACCGCGACAAGGCAAAGGCGATCTATGATGAACGCTTCTGCCGCATGTGGGAATTCTATCTGGCTGCATCGGAATCGGCATTCCGCTGGCAGAACCTGATGGTGTTCCAGATACAGCTGGCACACCGGCAGGAAGCTGTGCCGCTAACGCGCAGCTATATCGAGAAAGAAGAAAAGCGCCTCAAGCGGCTGGAAAGCGAACGCAGCTGCGCCAATACGCAGATCGACAACCGGGAATCGGTTGCAGGACGTTAACGTTCGCGCACTTGAATAAAATTGGCCCGCCATGATCGTGATGATCGTGGCGGGCCAATTATTGATCCACAAGTCTCCGCTGCGGCTGCCCCCACTTCCCCTCCGTCATCCTCGGGCTTGACCCGAGGACCCACGGCAGAGGGGACTTTTCCGTAATCATGGCGCTGCGCAGCAATGGGTCCTCGGGTCAAGCCCGAGGATGACGGAGGGGAAGCGCACGGATGACGGAGAGAGTGTTGCCTAACGATAACAGTGAGGGAAGTGCTTGGTGAGATATCGAAGAAGGAGATGCTCCATATCATCGCCGACGGAAGTGCTGATGTGTCAATAGTACCAGACCAAGGAATAAAAGTTTTATCCCCCAAGGCTGTTAATAACGGGAATCATGGTACCGTTTCGTTCGGACCGTCATTGGTTGTCCAGAGCAGCTTTACACGCCATTTTTAACTGCTTACTGCGGAACAGGTATTGGAATCGGGGCGAAAATTAATATGGCTGAGGCAGCACGCAAATTCCTTGAGGTACGCGACAGTGGAGATAAGCTCTACCGCGAAGCGCCGAACAATATCGAAGCCGAGCAGGCGCTGCTGGGTGCTATTCTCATCAACAATGATGCGTTTTACCGTGTTTCCGACTTCCTGAAGGCCGTGCATTTTTACGAGCCATTGCATCGGAAGATTTTCGATGTGTCCTCGGACATGATCCGCATGGGCAAGATGGCGAATCCCGTCACGCTGAAAACCTTCCTGCCGACGGACGAAAAAGTCGGCGAGATGACGGTGATGCAATATCTCGTCCGCCTTGTCACAGAAGCGGTTACGGTCATCAATGCCGAGGATTATGGCCGCGCCATCTATGATCTTGCCACGCGCCGCGCGCTGATCACCATTGGCGAGGATATGGTGAATATCGCCTATGACGCGCCTGTTGATGTAATGCCGCAGGGCCAGATCGAAGACGCTGAACGCCGGCTGTTCGAACTGGCAGAAACCGGCCGTTATGATGGTGGCTTCCAGACCTTTACCGATGCGGTGAAAACCGCCGTGGATATGGCCAATGCCGCCTTCATGCGCGATGGTCATCTTTCCGGCGTCTCTACCGGCATCCATTCACTTGATAATCGTATGGGCGGTCTGCAGCCATCGGATTTGATCGTGCTGGCAGGTCGTCCCGGTATGGGCAAGACGTCGCTTGCCACCAATATCGCCTTCAATATTGCTGCGGCTTACGAGTCCGAGCAGCTGGCGGATGGCACGATCAAGGCCAAGAATGGCGGCGTTGTCGGCTTCTTCTCCCTCGAAATGTCGTCGGAACAGCTGGCAACCCGTATTATTTCCGAGCAATCGGAAATCAGTTCATCGAAAATCCGCCGTGGTGAAATCAACGAGGCGGAATTTGAAAAGCTGGTCGCCTGCTCGCAGCATATGCAGAAAGTGCCGCTCTATATCGATCAGACGGGTGGTATATCCATTGCCCAGCTTGCCGCCCGTGCCCGGCGCCTCAAGCGCCAGCGCGGCCTTGACGTTCTGGTCATCGACTATATTCAGCTGATGCAGGGGTCTTCCAAGAAGGCTTCGGAAAACCGCGTACAGGAAATCACCGAAATCACCACGGGTTTGAAAGCGCTCGGCAAGGAACTCAACACACCGATCATTGCCCTGTCACAGCTCTCCCGTCAGGTGGAAAGCCGCGAAGACAAGCGTCCGCAGCTCTCCGACTTGCGTGAATCGGGATCAATCGAGCAGGACGCCGACGTGGTGATCTTCGTTTACCGCGATGAATACTACATCAAGAACAAGGAGCCGAAGGAAGGCACCGAAGAGCATTTCAAGTGGCAGGCAGACCTCAAGGAAGCCATCGGCAAGGCGGAAGTCATTATCGCCAAGCAGCGTCACGGCCCCACAGGCACGGTAAAGCTCGCTTTCCAGGCGGAATTCACCCGCTTCACGGATCTTGCAGAAGAATCACACCTGCCGGAGCGGTTTGAGTAGGGTTGGTGATTGTGGTTCGTGGTTCGTGGTTCGACAAGCTCACCATGAGGGAGAGTGTGGATGCAACGATAATCGTCAACATTGCAGATCAAAAAGTTGCAGATCACCAACGTTGTAGCTCTAAAAGTTGCAGATCACAAAAGGTGCAGAATCTAGCACCCTTTCATCACCCCTCTCCCTCATGGTGAGCTTGTCGAACCACGAACCATCCGAAACAACCAAGGCTCTTTACCTTCCATCTAGTATCCAAATGAAAAGCCTCATACCATTTTGACCAGTTTAACCAGTCCGGACCTCATTGACTTGACCAGCACACAGCCCCACATCACCACCGCAGGCGCTGACCCTCGCCTTGCGGGCGGGCGGCTTACCATTGACCTTGATGCGCTTGTCGCAAACTGGAAGCTTCTCGCCGAAAGATCGAAGCCAGCCCAGACAAGTGCTGTCGTCAAGGCAAATGCCTATGGGCTTGGCATTGAGTATGTCGTGCCCGTGCTTTGGGACGCCGGATGCCGCACATTCTTTGTGGCGCTTGTTGAGGAAGGGTTGCGGGTTAAAGCAATTGCACCGGAAGCGCGGGTTTTTGTTCTCAATGGCCTGTTTGCCGAGGCCCGTTCTTTCTTTGAAACGTCGGGGCTTATTCCCGTTCTTGGCTCGCACTATGAAATCGACCTCTGGGCCCATGCCAATGCCAGCAGCGGATTGAATCTACCCTACGCACTGCATGTGGATACCGGCATGAACCGGCTGGGGCTGACCGTTGCAGAAGCAATTGACTTTGCCACCCAAGCCAAAGACATGCCTGTTCTGGTCATGACCCATCTGGCAACCGCCGATGAGCCGCGACATCTTCTCACCCAGCGGCAGATTGAGTCATTTCAACAGCTTCGCACTGCTTTTGCAGGCATTGAATCAAGCGTGTCCAATTCGTCAGGCATTTTCCACCCGGTTGGCATCGGTTCCGATCTGAGCCGACCTGGCATCGCCATGTATGGCGGCGAGCCGCTTGCGGGCGAACCCAATCCGATGCGCCCTGTTGTGACGGTCGAAGCGCGGGTTGTGCAAATCCGCACCGGCCTCAAAGGCGAGACATCAGGATATGGTGCAACGGCGCTGCTTGAGCGCGACACGCGCATTGCAATCTGCTCGACCGGCTATGCGGATGGTTATCTGCGCTCAGCCTCGGGCAGTGGCACACCGCTGCGCATTGCTGTACGCAAGGGTGGTGAGGGTTTTGTTGCCGGTCACAAAGTGCCCGTTATCGGGCGGGTGACGATGGACATGACATCCTTTGACATCACCGACCTGCCTGAAGATGCCGTCAAACCCGGCGACTATATCGAACTGTTTGGCCACAACATTCTGCTTGATGAGGCCGCGCGTGCCGCAGGCTCCATCGGCTTTGAACTGTTGACCGGGCTTGGAAACCGCTACCACCGTCGCTACCTCTATTCCGGAAAAGGCGATTGATGGCCAAGGCAAGAATTCAATTCATCTGTCAGAACTGCGGAGCTGTACACACGCGCTGGGCTGGCAAATGCGATGCCTGCGGCGAGTGGAACACGCTTGTCGAGGAAGGCACCGCGGGCGGAATCGGCAGCGGACCCGGCAAATTGTCGGGCCGTAAGGGACGTGCGGTCGCCCTCACCTCTCTTTCAGGCGAGATCGAGGATGCGCCGCGCATCCAGTCCGGAATTGGCGAGCTTGACCGTGTAACCGGTGGCGGATTCGTGCGCGGCTCGGCCATTCTCGTGGGCGGTGATCCCGGTATCGGCAAATCAACCCTGCTCACCCAAGCCGCCGCAGCATTGGCGCGGCAGGGCCACAAGGTCATCTATGTGTCGGGTGAAGAGGCGGTGGCGCAGATCAGACTGCGGGCACAGCGTCTGCACGCCGCCGACACGGATGTGCTTCTGGCCGCCGAAACCAATGTCGAAGATATTCTCGCCACCATTTCCGATTCCAAGCGGCCTGACCTGATCATCATCGATTCGATCCAGACGCTATGGACCGACGCCGCCGATTCGGCACCCGGCACGGTCACGCAGGTGCGCGCCGGGGCGCAGGCGATGATCCGTTTTGCCAAACAGACCGGTGCCGCCGTTGTTCTGGTTGGCCATGTCACCAAAGATGGTCAGATTGCCGGACCGCGCGTGGTCGAGCATATGGTCGACGCGGTGCTTTATTTCGAAGGCGAAGGCGGCCACCATTACCGCATCCTGCGCACGGTCAAGAACCGTTTCGGACCGACTGATGAGATCGGCGTGTTTGAAATGTCCGATCGCGGCTTGCGCGAAGTTGCCAATCCGTCCGAGCTTTTTCTCGGCGAACGCAATGACAAATCGCCGGGAGCCGCGGTTTTTGCCGGGATGGAAGGCACACGCCCAGTACTGGTGGAAATTCAGGCGCTGGTCGCACCCTCATCGCTTGGCACGCCGCGCCGTGCGGTTGTTGGCTGGGACGGCAACCGCCTTTCGATGATTCTGGCGGTGCTCGAAGCCCATTGCGGTGTCAGGTTCGGCCAACACGATGTTTACCTCAATGTGGCGGGTGGATACCGGATTTCCGAGCCCGCAGCCGATCTTGCGGTTGCATCTGCACTGGTTTCATCCATTGCTGGTATTGCCCTTCCGGCCGATTGCGTCTATTTCGGCGAAGTCAGCTTGTCTGGCGCCGTTCGCCCGGTGGCGCATGCGGTGCAGCGGCTGAAGGAAGCAGAGAAGCTTGGGTTCAAGCAGGCAGTTCTTCCCAAGGGAAGCAACGACGTGCCAAAAGGACGCAACGCCCCTCTGACCGAGACGGCATCACTACCGGACCTTGTGGCCCGGATTGCGGCGTCGGGACCTGCGCATAAACCCAAAAATCCTGTTTGATTTTTGGAAAGAGTTATGCGCCGCTAAAAATGCTACTGCGTCCTTTACGCGTCCGAGAGGATGCGTGGCGCAGTAGAAAGGCAAAACGCGACGACTGACCTGATACCGCCATTATCTAAAGGCTGTGTGGGTCAGACTTGGATTGGGGATACATGGAAATGCCTATTACGTTGCTTGACGGAATTCTTTTGGGCATCACTCTCGTTTCGGCGGTACTGGCCATGGTGCGCGGTTTTTCGCGCGAAGTGCTGTCCGTTGTCTCATGGGCAGCGGCTGCGGCTGCGGCCTATCTCTTTTACAAGCCCGTCGTGCCTTTCCTTGCGCCCTATATCAGCAATGAAACCATTGCCCAGATTGCAGCGGCCGGTATCGTCTTCATCGTTACGCTGATTATCGTCTCGGTTATCACCATGAAGATCGCCGATTTCATCATCGACAGCCGTATCGGCGCGCTGGATCGCACACTCGGTTTCCTCTTCGGCGCTGCCCGCGGTGTTCTGCTTGTGGTTGTTGCGATGCTGTTCTTCAATTGGCTCGTAACCGAGAACCAGCCTGCATGGGTTTCACAGGCAAAATCCAAGCCAATGATCGACTCACTCGGCGCAAAGCTGATGAGCCTGCTGCCTGAGGACCCGGAAGCAACCATTTTGAAGCGTTTGAAGCCCGGATCGGCGACGGCTCCGGACGCGACAACAGCGCCGGAACCCAAGGAAGATATCCCGCCTGAAGGCACAACACCCAAGCCTTAACAGCTTTTTGGGTGCGACAAAGGGTTAACTTGGCGTTTGCGTGGTAATACCCCACATAGTGTGGCATAATGGAATGACAGATCTTACAGTTGAATCTGCGGCGAAAGGCTTGCGGTAATGACCGACATTTTTCGTGATGAGACCCCTCTCATGTCCCTTGACGACGACACACTGCATGAAGAGTGCGGTGTGTTTGGCATTTTGGGGCATCCGGATGCCGCAACGCTGACGGCGCTGGGGCTGCACGCCCTGCAGCATCGCGGGCAGGAAGCGGCAGGTATCGTCTCCTATGATGGCAAGCAGTTCTGCTCGGAACGCCGTATGGGCCTCGTCGGCGACCATTACACCAATCCTGCGACACTGGCTCAATTGCCGGGTGATCGGGCCATCGGCCATGTGCGTTATTCCACAACCGGCGATCCTGCGCTTCGCAATGTCCAGCCGCTGTTTGCGGAACTGGAAATCGGCGGTATTGCCATTGCCCATAACGGCAACTTCACCAACGGCCTGACGATGCGGCGCAAGCTCATCGCTGATGGTGCCATCTGCCAGTCCAATTCCGATACGGAAGTTGTCCTGCACCTCATCGCCCGCTCGCGCAGCACCACATCGTCAGACCGCTTCATTGATGCGATCCGCCAGATGGAAGGCGGCTATGCGATGCTCGCCCTCACCCGCACCAAGCTGATTGCAGCGCGTGACCCCATTGGCATCCGTCCACTCGTCATGGGTGATCTGGACGGCAAGCCAATCTTTGCCTCCGAAACCTGCGCGCTTGATATTATCGGCGCGAAGTTTGTCCGCGATATTGAAAACGGCGAAGTGGTTGTCTGCGAAATTCAGGCTGACGGTTCGATCAGCATTGAGGCCTTCAAGCCGCAAAATCCGAAGCCCGAGCGTATGTGCCTGTTCGAGTATGTCTATTTCGCCCGGCCTGACTCCGTGGTTGGTGGCCGCAATGTCTATACGGCGCGCAAGAATATGGGCGTTAATCTCGCCAAGGAAGCACCGCTGGAAGCCGATGTTGTGGTTCCGGTTCCCGATGGCGGCACCCCTGCTGCAATCGGCTTTGCGCAGGCGAGCGGCATTCCGTTCGAACTCGGCATCATCCGCAACCATTATGTCGGCCGTACCTTTATCGAACCCACCCAGTCGATCCGTGCTTTCGGCGTCAAGTTGAAGCATTCAGCCAATCGGGCAGTGATCGAAGGCAAGCGCGTTGTGCTGGTGGACGATTCCATCGTGCGCGGCACCACTTCGGTCAAGATCGTCCAGATGATCCGCGATGCGGGTGCGCGTGAAGTGCATATCCGTGTTGCCAGCCCGATGATCTATCATCCTGACTTCTACGGCATTGACACACCGGATGCGGACAAGCTGCTGGCAAACCAGCATGCGACGCTTGCCTCCATGTGCAAATATATTGGTGCAGACTCGCTCGAGTTTCTGTCGATTGACGGGCTTTACCGGGCGGTCAGCGGTGCGCCGCGCGACGCAAGTTCGCCGCTGTTCACCGATCATTACTTCACTGGTGATTATCCGACCCGGCTTGTTGACCGGGACGGTATCAGCAATGTGCGCCAGTTCGCGCTTCTCGCAAATAACGGCTAACGGTTGAGTTTCCATTCATGATTTCTGACGGCAGTTTTCGGCTGGACGGCAAGCTTGCGCTTGTAACCGGCGCATCCCGCGGCATTGGCTATTTCCTTTCCAAAGAACTTGCAGCGCGCGGTGCGCATGTGATTGCCGTTGCCCGCACGGTGGGCGGGCTTGAAGAACTCGACGATGAAATCGTCGCCGCTGGCGGCTCGGCGACACTGGTTCCGCTTGATCTGACCGACATGCCCGCCATCGACCGGCTCGGCGGCTCCATCTATGAGCGCTGGGGCAAACTCGACATTCTGGTTGCCAATGCGGGTGTTCTCGGCACGATTTCTCCGATTGGCCATGTGGAAGCAAAAGTCTTCGACAAGCTGATGAATATCAATGTTTCCAGCGTCTGGCGGCTGATCCGCACCACAGACCCGCTGCTGAAGCTCTCTGACGCGGGCCGCGCACTTCTCCTGTCATCGGGCGCTGCACATTCGGCCCGCGCCTATTGGGGCCCCTATGCGGCTTCCAAGGCCGCTGTCGAGGTGATGGGCCGCAGCTGGGCCGATGAAGCCCGCCAGACAAAGCTGCGCGTCAACTCGGTCAACCCCGGCGCAACCCGTACCGCCATGCGCGCGCAAGCTGTTCCGGGCGAAGACCCCGAAACTTTGCCAACACCCGCCGAAGTTGCCGCCAAGATCGCCCTCATTCTCGATCCGAAGATTGATGATACGGGCAAGCTCTATGATGTGCGCGCCGGTAAGCTGCTGGGCTACAACAATCCGAGTTAGTGAGTGGATAGTAGTGAGTAGCAAGTGGTTCGTGGTTCGTGGTTCGTGGTTCGACAAGCTCACCATGAGGGAGAGTGTGGATGCAAGATAATCGTCATGGGTGCAGAACTTGACTCCTCATACCCCACCCATCTCCGTCATCCTCGGGCTTGACCCGAGGACCCACGGCTAAGGAGAGCAGATCAATCCGTATGTTCAGCGCCTTTAGTTTGTGGGTCCTCGGGTCAAACCCGAGGATGACGGAGAGATTGGAGGATTGCGGGCAGCTAAATTCTGCACCCATGACGATTATCTTGCATCCACACTCTCCCTCATCCCGAGCTTGTCAAAGGGCACAGCGGGAAATGCAGCGACAAACTCACGCCTCAGCAAACTGCCATCACCCAGCCAACCGAATAACCGTCCCACCTGAGTTATCCCGTGCCAGAGCATTGGCCCGCCATGCCCTGGGGCTCATACCGGTAACGCGCAGGAACTCGCGGTTGAAGTTGGATTTGGTCTGAAACCCGGCATCAAACATGACGTTGGTAACTGATAGCTCCGTATCAGCCAGCAGACGGCAGGCTTCCTTCACCCTGAAATCATTGACATATTGCGAGACGCTCATCGCCTTGACCCGGTTGACGGCAGTGGAAACCTGCCGGGCTGACAGGCCCATCTTGCGGGCAAGACGGTTCAGATTAAGATCAACATCGCGGTAGAGCGCGCGGGATTGCATCA encodes:
- a CDS encoding SAM-dependent methyltransferase; the encoded protein is MNAILKAALSRLVHTGTLVITDSSGQNRTFGDGTGEPIHFRINTAAAERRIAFDPSLHFAEAYMNGELDVLDGDIYDVLKIIFENTGATVAREPWMLALEGIRRATRRLHQMNTLARSSSNVHRHYDLSEDLYRLFLDTDMQYSCAYFEHPDATLEEAQLAKKRHIAAKLLVEKGHKTLDIGCGWGGLGLYLARHLDANVQGVTLSHEQHGIANKRAVDEGLSAQARFDLRDYRTIDDSFDRIVSVGMFEHVGVGHFAEYFQHTARLLKKDGVFLLHSIGRSDGPSYTNAFIQKYIFPGGYIPALSEVLPHIEKAGLVITDIEILRLHYADTLRIWRERFMANRDKAKAIYDERFCRMWEFYLAASESAFRWQNLMVFQIQLAHRQEAVPLTRSYIEKEEKRLKRLESERSCANTQIDNRESVAGR
- a CDS encoding replicative DNA helicase; protein product: MAEAARKFLEVRDSGDKLYREAPNNIEAEQALLGAILINNDAFYRVSDFLKAVHFYEPLHRKIFDVSSDMIRMGKMANPVTLKTFLPTDEKVGEMTVMQYLVRLVTEAVTVINAEDYGRAIYDLATRRALITIGEDMVNIAYDAPVDVMPQGQIEDAERRLFELAETGRYDGGFQTFTDAVKTAVDMANAAFMRDGHLSGVSTGIHSLDNRMGGLQPSDLIVLAGRPGMGKTSLATNIAFNIAAAYESEQLADGTIKAKNGGVVGFFSLEMSSEQLATRIISEQSEISSSKIRRGEINEAEFEKLVACSQHMQKVPLYIDQTGGISIAQLAARARRLKRQRGLDVLVIDYIQLMQGSSKKASENRVQEITEITTGLKALGKELNTPIIALSQLSRQVESREDKRPQLSDLRESGSIEQDADVVIFVYRDEYYIKNKEPKEGTEEHFKWQADLKEAIGKAEVIIAKQRHGPTGTVKLAFQAEFTRFTDLAEESHLPERFE
- the alr gene encoding alanine racemase; this translates as MTSTQPHITTAGADPRLAGGRLTIDLDALVANWKLLAERSKPAQTSAVVKANAYGLGIEYVVPVLWDAGCRTFFVALVEEGLRVKAIAPEARVFVLNGLFAEARSFFETSGLIPVLGSHYEIDLWAHANASSGLNLPYALHVDTGMNRLGLTVAEAIDFATQAKDMPVLVMTHLATADEPRHLLTQRQIESFQQLRTAFAGIESSVSNSSGIFHPVGIGSDLSRPGIAMYGGEPLAGEPNPMRPVVTVEARVVQIRTGLKGETSGYGATALLERDTRIAICSTGYADGYLRSASGSGTPLRIAVRKGGEGFVAGHKVPVIGRVTMDMTSFDITDLPEDAVKPGDYIELFGHNILLDEAARAAGSIGFELLTGLGNRYHRRYLYSGKGD
- the radA gene encoding DNA repair protein RadA, which codes for MAKARIQFICQNCGAVHTRWAGKCDACGEWNTLVEEGTAGGIGSGPGKLSGRKGRAVALTSLSGEIEDAPRIQSGIGELDRVTGGGFVRGSAILVGGDPGIGKSTLLTQAAAALARQGHKVIYVSGEEAVAQIRLRAQRLHAADTDVLLAAETNVEDILATISDSKRPDLIIIDSIQTLWTDAADSAPGTVTQVRAGAQAMIRFAKQTGAAVVLVGHVTKDGQIAGPRVVEHMVDAVLYFEGEGGHHYRILRTVKNRFGPTDEIGVFEMSDRGLREVANPSELFLGERNDKSPGAAVFAGMEGTRPVLVEIQALVAPSSLGTPRRAVVGWDGNRLSMILAVLEAHCGVRFGQHDVYLNVAGGYRISEPAADLAVASALVSSIAGIALPADCVYFGEVSLSGAVRPVAHAVQRLKEAEKLGFKQAVLPKGSNDVPKGRNAPLTETASLPDLVARIAASGPAHKPKNPV
- a CDS encoding CvpA family protein; translation: MPITLLDGILLGITLVSAVLAMVRGFSREVLSVVSWAAAAAAAYLFYKPVVPFLAPYISNETIAQIAAAGIVFIVTLIIVSVITMKIADFIIDSRIGALDRTLGFLFGAARGVLLVVVAMLFFNWLVTENQPAWVSQAKSKPMIDSLGAKLMSLLPEDPEATILKRLKPGSATAPDATTAPEPKEDIPPEGTTPKP
- the purF gene encoding amidophosphoribosyltransferase, whose amino-acid sequence is MTDIFRDETPLMSLDDDTLHEECGVFGILGHPDAATLTALGLHALQHRGQEAAGIVSYDGKQFCSERRMGLVGDHYTNPATLAQLPGDRAIGHVRYSTTGDPALRNVQPLFAELEIGGIAIAHNGNFTNGLTMRRKLIADGAICQSNSDTEVVLHLIARSRSTTSSDRFIDAIRQMEGGYAMLALTRTKLIAARDPIGIRPLVMGDLDGKPIFASETCALDIIGAKFVRDIENGEVVVCEIQADGSISIEAFKPQNPKPERMCLFEYVYFARPDSVVGGRNVYTARKNMGVNLAKEAPLEADVVVPVPDGGTPAAIGFAQASGIPFELGIIRNHYVGRTFIEPTQSIRAFGVKLKHSANRAVIEGKRVVLVDDSIVRGTTSVKIVQMIRDAGAREVHIRVASPMIYHPDFYGIDTPDADKLLANQHATLASMCKYIGADSLEFLSIDGLYRAVSGAPRDASSPLFTDHYFTGDYPTRLVDRDGISNVRQFALLANNG
- a CDS encoding SDR family NAD(P)-dependent oxidoreductase, whose product is MISDGSFRLDGKLALVTGASRGIGYFLSKELAARGAHVIAVARTVGGLEELDDEIVAAGGSATLVPLDLTDMPAIDRLGGSIYERWGKLDILVANAGVLGTISPIGHVEAKVFDKLMNINVSSVWRLIRTTDPLLKLSDAGRALLLSSGAAHSARAYWGPYAASKAAVEVMGRSWADEARQTKLRVNSVNPGATRTAMRAQAVPGEDPETLPTPAEVAAKIALILDPKIDDTGKLYDVRAGKLLGYNNPS